The following coding sequences lie in one Gouania willdenowi chromosome 5, fGouWil2.1, whole genome shotgun sequence genomic window:
- the LOC114462886 gene encoding odorant receptor 131-2-like, with protein sequence MLIFTFFKQQTFYEDPRYILFIHMVINDGLMLTTTVLLFVLSYTVYRLNVSFCSLLILMAVFTTRNTPINLAGMAIERYIAVCKPLRYSQICTVRRTYTVIGGIWFVTVTPAIVDLFELLATEPLSFFYESLVCNSMNLFKKPIMQQKKLTFDVIYFSLVFLVLVFTYLKVLFAAKAVSTDVSAQKARNTILLHGLQLAMCMLSYVFPSIPFIHLHARFFTYLIVYILPRFLSPIIYGIRDQKFRKYLKMYLLIGRCRKKVQP encoded by the exons ATGCTGATCTTCACATTCTTCAAACAGCAG ACCTTCTACGAGGATCCGCGATACATCCTCTTCATCCACATGGTGATCAACGACGGCCTCATGCTGACCACCACCGTCCTGCTCTTTGTCCTCAGCTACACCGTATACAGGCTCAACGTGTCATTTTGCAGCTTACTCATCCTGATGGCCGTCTTCACAACCAGGAACACTCCCATCAACCTGGCCGGCATGGCCATCGAGCGTTACATCGCCGTCTGCAAACCGCTACGCTACTCCCAGATCTGCACAGTGCGGAGGACCTACACGGTCATCGGCGGGATTTGGTTTGTCACTGTGACTCCGGCCATAGTAGACCTGTTTGAGTTGCTGGCCACAGAGCCACTGAGCTTCTTCTACGAGTCCCTGGTCTGCAACAGCATGAACTTGTTTAAAAAACCAATCATGCAACAAAAAAAGCTGACCTTTGATGTTATCTATTTCTCCTTGGTGTTCCTCGTCCTGGTCTTCACCTACCTCAAGGTCCTCTTTGCAGCCAAGGCCGTGTCCACTGATGTGTCTGCTCAGAAAGCCAGGAACACCATCCTCCTCCACGGGCTCCAGCTGGCCATGTGCATGCTATCCTACGTCTTCCCGAGCATTCCGTTCATCCATCTACATGCTAGGTTTTTCACTTACCTGATCGTCTACATCCTACCACGCTTCCTGAGCCCCATCATCTATGGCATCAGGGACCAGAAGTTCAGGAAGTATCTGAAGATGTACCTGCTGATTGGAAGGTGTCGTAAGAAGGTGCAGCCTTAG